A window from Temnothorax longispinosus isolate EJ_2023e chromosome 1, Tlon_JGU_v1, whole genome shotgun sequence encodes these proteins:
- the LOC139815216 gene encoding uncharacterized protein isoform X2, whose product MTRLPAQYCSINRILLLILGLWPYQQSKFTRFQFIFFYAILSGGIIFQLTPLITLTCTSDLIIKVKKLLVKLQHIHNELKDENEIAIAEKYSCIAKRYTIVLTVVGICSAFSIIIVQIWSNIVDVNLPMNASEPYYLIITEYFIDQQKYFYLILLHINAVFCFGMVTMLGTGTMLISYVEHACGMLRIASYRIQHAINIDILQNITLKNKTLMTESIICAVNIHRQAMKLTKHLMSKFEIMVFCITGCIIICFSLNLFKIFQIAASKNNIKEFLLPFVYALTSFLYMFIANYIGQSIINHNNHIFVTAYNIQWYRAPLRVQRMILFLLQRRSKEFTLSVSGLYYGSIENFATLVKASVSYFTVIYSTHS is encoded by the exons ATGACACGTCTACCAGCTCAATATTGCAGTATCAATAGAATCCTATTACTCATTCTCGGCTTATGGCCTTACCAACAATCTAAATTTACTCGATTTCAGTTCATTTTCTTCTATGCTATTCTGTCAGGGGGTATCATATTTCAG ctaACACCGTTAATAACATTAACATGTACTTCGGACCTTATTATCAAG GTAAAAAAGTTACTGGTGAAGCTTCAACATATACATAACGAATTAAAGGACGAAAATGAAATTGCTATTGCAGAAAAATATAGTTGTATCGCGAAACGTTACACGATTGTACTTACAG TAGTTGGAATTTGCTCAGCATTCAGTATTATTATAGTTCAAATTTGGTCAAATATAGTTGATGTTAATTTACCAATGAATGCATCTGAaccatattatttaattattacggaATATTTCATTGATCagcaaaagtatttttatttgattctgTTGCACATCAATGCAGTATTTTGCTTTGGGATGGTTACAATGTTGGGAACAGGTACCATGCTCATTAGTTATGTTGAGCATGCCTGTGGAATGCTTAGAATTGCTAG ctaTCGTATTCAGCATGCAATAAACATCGatattctacaaaatattacgTTAAAGAATAAGACTTTGATGACCGAGAGTATAATTTGTGCCGTGAACATTCATCGTCAAGCTATGAA aTTAACCAAGCATTTAATGTCCAAATTCGAAATCATGGTATTTTGTATTACGGgatgtataataatttgctTTAGCCTCAATCTGTTCAAG atTTTCCAGATAGCAGCATCTAAAAATAACATCAAAGAATTTTTACTGCCTTTCGTGTATGCGCTTACAAGCttcttatatatgtttatagcCAACTATATCGGACAAAGCATAATCAATCACAATAATCATATATTCGTTACTGC ATACAACATTCAATGGTATAGAGCGCCTTTACGCGTACAAAGaatgatattatttctgttGCAAAGAAGATCTAAAGAATTTACTTTAAGTGTCAGTGGATTATACTATGGATCCATAGAAAATTTCGCCACg TTAGTGAAAGCCTCAGTGTCttattttactgttatatATTCTACACATTCATGA
- the LOC139815216 gene encoding uncharacterized protein isoform X1, with protein MTRLPAQYCSINRILLLILGLWPYQQSKFTRFQFIFFYAILSGGIIFQLTPLITLTCTSDLIIKVLSSVTFFAIFIIKYNAFCLNIGAVKKLLVKLQHIHNELKDENEIAIAEKYSCIAKRYTIVLTVVGICSAFSIIIVQIWSNIVDVNLPMNASEPYYLIITEYFIDQQKYFYLILLHINAVFCFGMVTMLGTGTMLISYVEHACGMLRIASYRIQHAINIDILQNITLKNKTLMTESIICAVNIHRQAMKLTKHLMSKFEIMVFCITGCIIICFSLNLFKIFQIAASKNNIKEFLLPFVYALTSFLYMFIANYIGQSIINHNNHIFVTAYNIQWYRAPLRVQRMILFLLQRRSKEFTLSVSGLYYGSIENFATLVKASVSYFTVIYSTHS; from the exons ATGACACGTCTACCAGCTCAATATTGCAGTATCAATAGAATCCTATTACTCATTCTCGGCTTATGGCCTTACCAACAATCTAAATTTACTCGATTTCAGTTCATTTTCTTCTATGCTATTCTGTCAGGGGGTATCATATTTCAG ctaACACCGTTAATAACATTAACATGTACTTCGGACCTTATTATCAAGGTGCTGTCTTCCGTAACTTTCTTTGcaatattcataataaaatataacgcaTTCTGTCTTAACATTGGAGCT GTAAAAAAGTTACTGGTGAAGCTTCAACATATACATAACGAATTAAAGGACGAAAATGAAATTGCTATTGCAGAAAAATATAGTTGTATCGCGAAACGTTACACGATTGTACTTACAG TAGTTGGAATTTGCTCAGCATTCAGTATTATTATAGTTCAAATTTGGTCAAATATAGTTGATGTTAATTTACCAATGAATGCATCTGAaccatattatttaattattacggaATATTTCATTGATCagcaaaagtatttttatttgattctgTTGCACATCAATGCAGTATTTTGCTTTGGGATGGTTACAATGTTGGGAACAGGTACCATGCTCATTAGTTATGTTGAGCATGCCTGTGGAATGCTTAGAATTGCTAG ctaTCGTATTCAGCATGCAATAAACATCGatattctacaaaatattacgTTAAAGAATAAGACTTTGATGACCGAGAGTATAATTTGTGCCGTGAACATTCATCGTCAAGCTATGAA aTTAACCAAGCATTTAATGTCCAAATTCGAAATCATGGTATTTTGTATTACGGgatgtataataatttgctTTAGCCTCAATCTGTTCAAG atTTTCCAGATAGCAGCATCTAAAAATAACATCAAAGAATTTTTACTGCCTTTCGTGTATGCGCTTACAAGCttcttatatatgtttatagcCAACTATATCGGACAAAGCATAATCAATCACAATAATCATATATTCGTTACTGC ATACAACATTCAATGGTATAGAGCGCCTTTACGCGTACAAAGaatgatattatttctgttGCAAAGAAGATCTAAAGAATTTACTTTAAGTGTCAGTGGATTATACTATGGATCCATAGAAAATTTCGCCACg TTAGTGAAAGCCTCAGTGTCttattttactgttatatATTCTACACATTCATGA